A portion of the Paenibacillus marchantiae genome contains these proteins:
- the motB gene encoding flagellar motor protein MotB, translating into MKKAKKHEPHEEHIDESWLLPYSDLMTLLLALFITLFSMSSIDATKFEQMASALSSALNGGSGVLDHTSMNPTESTTDLGKNKQQPEEITKKTAAQITDAQMAQKEQEDLEKLKKQLDQYIQKNGLSDQLNTKLNQSELKITISDNALFSSGRADVKPESRSLAKAISSMLQEFPEYEVVVSGHTDNVPISNSQYKDNWDLSADRALNFLKILLLNEALDPSKFTPSGYGEYHPVASNQTDAGRAQNRRVEVSIIRKYQSNNTAVKAVGQGN; encoded by the coding sequence GTGAAAAAGGCTAAAAAACACGAACCGCATGAAGAACATATAGACGAGAGTTGGTTGCTTCCCTACTCCGACTTAATGACGTTGCTGCTCGCTCTGTTTATCACATTATTCTCTATGAGCTCTATAGATGCAACGAAGTTTGAACAGATGGCTTCCGCACTGAGCAGCGCATTGAATGGTGGTTCGGGTGTACTGGATCATACCTCCATGAACCCTACAGAATCTACTACAGATTTGGGCAAGAACAAACAGCAGCCTGAAGAAATCACCAAGAAGACAGCGGCTCAGATTACGGATGCGCAAATGGCCCAGAAAGAACAGGAAGATCTGGAGAAACTCAAGAAACAGCTTGATCAATATATTCAGAAAAATGGGCTTTCCGATCAGCTGAATACCAAGCTGAATCAGTCTGAGCTCAAAATCACGATCAGTGATAACGCCCTGTTCTCCTCAGGCCGGGCTGATGTTAAACCCGAGTCACGCTCGCTGGCCAAAGCCATCTCGAGCATGCTGCAGGAGTTCCCGGAATATGAAGTCGTTGTGTCTGGCCATACTGATAATGTTCCCATTTCGAACAGCCAATATAAGGATAACTGGGATTTGAGTGCCGATCGAGCACTGAATTTCCTCAAAATTCTGTTATTGAATGAGGCGCTGGACCCTTCGAAGTTCACACCTAGCGGTTATGGAGAGTATCACCCAGTCGCTAGCAACCAAACGGATGCTGGACGAGCTCAAAACCGCCGGGTAGAAGTTTCGATTATCCGGAAATATCAGAGTAACAACACGGC
- the motA gene encoding flagellar motor stator protein MotA, which translates to MEISTIIGLVLGLVSLVVGMFLKGAPLINLVNNPAAYVIIFVGTAATIFMAFPMSEVKKIPKLFGVLFKKQQLIDRVSLIGTFMDWASTTRREGLLALESKVEDIDDQFLRGGMRMIIDGNDQEFVSDVLMEDIHATEERHRGGALIFAQAGMYAPTLGVLGAVVGLIAALADLSDMEKLSHAIAAAFIATLLGIFSGYVLWHPMSNKLKRMSKKEMEIKLMMVEGLLSIQSGVSTIAINQKLSVFLTPSERRQLEEKEGSSGEKG; encoded by the coding sequence ATGGAAATTTCAACGATTATCGGACTAGTTTTAGGGCTGGTTTCACTTGTAGTGGGTATGTTCCTGAAGGGTGCGCCCCTTATCAACCTGGTTAACAACCCAGCAGCCTACGTTATTATTTTTGTTGGTACGGCAGCAACTATTTTCATGGCATTTCCCATGTCTGAAGTTAAAAAAATCCCCAAGCTATTCGGGGTACTGTTCAAAAAGCAACAACTGATTGACCGTGTTTCTCTAATCGGCACATTTATGGACTGGGCTTCCACCACCCGTCGTGAAGGTTTGCTTGCACTTGAATCGAAAGTCGAAGATATTGATGATCAGTTCCTGCGCGGCGGTATGCGTATGATTATTGACGGCAATGATCAGGAATTTGTAAGTGATGTACTCATGGAAGATATTCATGCTACAGAAGAGCGCCATCGTGGCGGTGCCTTGATCTTCGCGCAAGCGGGGATGTATGCACCAACACTCGGGGTACTCGGGGCCGTTGTAGGCCTCATCGCAGCGCTTGCCGATCTCAGTGATATGGAAAAGCTCTCGCATGCAATTGCAGCGGCGTTTATCGCGACACTTCTCGGTATCTTTAGTGGTTACGTGTTGTGGCATCCGATGTCCAATAAACTGAAGCGGATGTCCAAAAAAGAGATGGAAATCAAGCTGATGATGGTTGAAGGCTTGTTATCCATACAATCTGGTGTATCCACCATTGCCATTAATCAAAAATTATCTGTATTCCTGACACCTTCCGAACGTAGACAGTTGGAAGAGAAGGAGGGCTCATCAGGTGAAAAAGGCTAA
- a CDS encoding 4a-hydroxytetrahydrobiopterin dehydratase produces MVFSQEEVEAHLGRLEGWELEEGRWIVRKFVFSNYMKGIAFVDEVAAISEAFNHHPFITIDYTTVTLRLTSWDEGGITSVDIKEAEQYNEAFEKMRSE; encoded by the coding sequence ATGGTTTTTTCGCAAGAGGAAGTCGAAGCTCATCTGGGAAGGCTGGAAGGCTGGGAACTGGAAGAGGGACGATGGATTGTCCGCAAGTTCGTATTTTCCAACTACATGAAAGGGATTGCATTTGTGGACGAGGTCGCAGCGATTTCGGAAGCGTTCAATCATCACCCTTTCATTACGATTGACTATACAACAGTCACACTGCGTCTCACATCATGGGATGAAGGTGGCATCACATCTGTAGATATTAAAGAAGCAGAGCAATATAATGAGGCTTTTGAGAAAATGAGGTCGGAATAA
- the rbsK gene encoding ribokinase, whose protein sequence is MSEAYMSDDNQNKPLIAVVGSLNMDLVVKTDIIPEEGETVSGEELHYLAGGKGANQAVAAARLGGQTTMIGAVGSDGFGERLLHSLTESGADASLVRILDDTVTGTASIWLSKGDNRIIVIPGANGQVMPAMLEEADTVKSLTAAAAVLLQLEIPLPAVTRAAQLAAEGSALVVLNPAPAVPGLPQELLRCVDVVTPNRSELAVLTGRDDLRPEDVDAAVAELAASLGAAVVTTLGPEGAVYAAAPSGRVQAERAGACRAPGYAVSAVDTTGAGDCFNGALAVALARGETLDAAVSFAMGAAALSVTKLGAQSGMPSAREVQAFLAEQKAKTQ, encoded by the coding sequence ATGAGTGAAGCATACATGTCAGACGATAATCAGAACAAACCTCTTATTGCTGTCGTAGGCAGCCTTAATATGGATCTGGTGGTGAAGACAGACATCATTCCTGAGGAAGGCGAGACGGTGAGTGGGGAGGAACTGCACTATTTGGCCGGGGGCAAAGGCGCCAATCAGGCGGTTGCTGCTGCACGACTGGGTGGACAGACTACGATGATTGGTGCCGTAGGTTCGGATGGTTTTGGTGAACGCCTGTTGCACAGTCTAACGGAAAGCGGGGCGGATGCCTCGCTAGTTCGCATTCTGGATGATACCGTTACAGGTACGGCCTCTATCTGGCTCTCCAAAGGAGATAACCGGATTATTGTTATTCCTGGAGCGAATGGGCAGGTTATGCCTGCGATGCTGGAAGAGGCGGATACGGTAAAAAGCCTGACTGCAGCCGCAGCGGTGCTGCTGCAGCTGGAGATCCCGCTGCCTGCGGTCACCCGCGCCGCCCAACTGGCGGCTGAAGGCAGCGCATTGGTGGTGCTCAACCCGGCGCCTGCGGTGCCGGGTCTGCCCCAGGAGCTCCTGCGGTGCGTCGACGTCGTCACGCCGAACCGCAGCGAGCTCGCCGTGCTCACCGGCCGGGATGATCTCCGGCCGGAAGACGTGGATGCGGCGGTCGCAGAGCTCGCCGCATCCCTCGGGGCCGCTGTCGTCACGACGCTCGGCCCCGAGGGGGCTGTGTACGCGGCAGCGCCTAGCGGCCGCGTTCAGGCAGAGCGTGCCGGCGCGTGCCGTGCGCCCGGCTACGCCGTAAGCGCCGTCGACACGACCGGCGCTGGCGATTGCTTCAACGGCGCGCTGGCAGTAGCCCTCGCGCGCGGAGAGACGCTGGACGCGGCGGTAAGCTTCGCCATGGGCGCAGCCGCGTTGTCGGTGACGAAGCTCGGCGCCCAGTCCGGGATGCCGTCCGCACGTGAAGTGCAGGCTTTCCTTGCCGAGCAGAAGGCAAAGACCCAGTAA
- a CDS encoding c-type cytochrome: MHKWIMSGVFFAACALAIVLMFTLPGKEEVAEEAKPTMPQVTMDAGQAEALVKANCITCHGDQLQGGMGPSLQKIGSQDDVEKIYTTIVKGKSGGMPSFKDKLKDEEIANIAMWLAEKK, from the coding sequence ATGCACAAATGGATCATGAGCGGGGTATTTTTTGCAGCGTGCGCTTTAGCTATTGTACTAATGTTTACGCTTCCAGGGAAAGAGGAAGTTGCAGAAGAAGCGAAACCGACGATGCCGCAAGTTACAATGGATGCAGGACAGGCTGAGGCACTGGTCAAAGCAAACTGTATTACCTGCCACGGTGATCAGCTTCAAGGGGGCATGGGCCCTAGTCTGCAGAAGATTGGCAGCCAGGACGATGTGGAGAAGATTTATACGACCATCGTCAAAGGTAAAAGCGGCGGTATGCCTTCGTTCAAAGACAAGCTGAAGGATGAAGAAATCGCGAATATTGCGATGTGGCTGGCGGAGAAGAAGTAA
- a CDS encoding GNAT family N-acetyltransferase: MDEAPVTFHVVPMQEEHAELICDWQYDPPYNIYSWLPWEQMKALEVEFGDPKLRKEQYAVVLGEDQQICGFAQYFPLEGVTRIGLGMHPDRCGHGQGTAFVSAIVQEAIRRNPANEIDLEVLTWNDRAIRVYLKAGFVTQDTYERQTPGGLKPFYCMVYEGPRE; the protein is encoded by the coding sequence ATGGATGAAGCCCCTGTGACGTTTCACGTTGTGCCCATGCAAGAAGAACACGCGGAACTAATCTGCGATTGGCAGTATGACCCGCCTTATAATATTTATAGCTGGCTGCCCTGGGAGCAGATGAAAGCACTTGAAGTGGAATTCGGCGATCCCAAGCTACGGAAAGAACAATATGCGGTGGTGCTGGGAGAGGATCAGCAGATTTGCGGTTTTGCTCAGTACTTCCCTCTTGAAGGTGTAACCCGCATCGGACTTGGCATGCACCCCGATCGATGTGGTCATGGTCAAGGAACGGCTTTTGTCTCGGCCATTGTGCAGGAAGCCATTCGCCGGAACCCTGCAAACGAAATTGATCTGGAAGTTCTGACCTGGAATGACCGGGCTATTCGTGTCTATCTCAAAGCCGGATTTGTTACGCAGGATACATACGAACGACAGACACCGGGTGGTTTGAAACCTTTTTACTGTATGGTCTATGAAGGTCCACGCGAATAA
- a CDS encoding C40 family peptidase, giving the protein MFKKKLTAAVLSLTFALSLGAGSAFADSKMDQVIDSAMGTTYKSGGTTLNGFDCSGFTSYVFDKLGIDLARQSSSQFDMGDSVSRMEMRPGDLVFFNTTGKGVSHVGIFVGNGKFAHSSSSKGVTISELSESYWANRYVGAKRIMSTDAYETLAIE; this is encoded by the coding sequence TTGTTTAAGAAGAAATTAACCGCAGCTGTACTCAGCCTCACATTCGCATTATCGCTTGGAGCAGGCAGCGCATTCGCAGATTCGAAAATGGACCAAGTTATTGATTCAGCAATGGGGACTACATACAAAAGCGGAGGAACAACGCTTAACGGCTTTGACTGCTCTGGATTCACAAGTTATGTATTCGACAAGCTGGGCATTGATCTGGCTCGCCAATCGAGTTCACAATTCGACATGGGTGATTCGGTATCCCGGATGGAAATGAGACCAGGTGATCTGGTATTCTTCAATACAACGGGCAAAGGGGTCTCGCACGTAGGGATCTTTGTAGGGAATGGGAAGTTTGCACACTCCTCTTCTTCCAAAGGAGTTACAATTAGCGAATTAAGCGAAAGCTATTGGGCCAACCGCTATGTTGGCGCTAAACGTATTATGAGCACGGACGCATATGAGACATTGGCCATTGAATAG